One genomic window of Pocillopora verrucosa isolate sample1 chromosome 8, ASM3666991v2, whole genome shotgun sequence includes the following:
- the LOC131785045 gene encoding vesicular inhibitory amino acid transporter-like codes for MSESRSSSPLLGKESKSNQEGSGNELENKTSSLEAFFNIFNANMGTGVLAMPYVIRLTGYWGVILIIIIAALGNYTGKLLIYCLREDTAYENLSKATYADLGEAFWPRYGRVMVHITNFFEQFSHCTLFLIMCGTVLHHTFPDSFVSESVWIAVVSIAVLPCAGVRTMKHISWISILTVIVALVTSTCVLVFALAHFQQWRTHELAPLKFKEMSIAMGIIVVTYSSQAYLPIIEKSMRYPGEFNAIMDFTYTLVTIIKFNYGILVFFCFREHTEQIMTLSVPHGAFRITLSLAVIVTALLFYVVPMFTLYDIFEHQLNIPLFAELKDEPLRCNRNSMPKLVFRFMFILLSTLVAIFVPHFGLLMAFVGSFTGTILVLIYPCLFHIKLHYSTMPWYHILFDVSIAVFGLVGCLCGVVFSSIQIAKEYDFYRMWGIEPDE; via the coding sequence ATGAGCGAGTCGAGATCATCTTCACCCCTTCTGGGGAAAGAAAGTAAATCCAACCAAGAAGGCTCCGGAAATGagttagaaaacaaaacttCTTCTCTGGAAGcatttttcaatatctttaaTGCCAACATGGGCACTGGGGTTCTAGCTATGCCGTATGTTATACGTCTGACCGGCTACTGGGGAGTCattctcatcattattatcGCTGCTCTCGGTAATTATACGGGCAAACTTCTGATCTACTGTCTTCGGGAGGACACTGCTTATGAAAACCTCTCAAAGGCCACTTACGCCGACCTGGGTGAAGCATTCTGGCCCCGATATGGGCGCGTCATGGTGCACATTACTAACTTCTTTGAACAGTTCTCGCACTGCACTCTATTCCTTATCATGTGTGGGACTGTGCTGCACCACACGTTTCCAGATAGCTTCGTGTCAGAGAGCGTTTGGATCGCGGTGGTCTCCATTGCTGTGTTGCCGTGTGCTGGCGTCCGTACAATGAAGCACATCTCTTGGATCAGTATCTTAACTGTTATCGTGGCTCTGGTCACTTCGACCTGTGTGTTGGTATTTGCTCTGGCTCACTTTCAACAATGGAGGACTCACGAACTAGCTCCactgaaattcaaagaaatgtcCATTGCCATGGGTATCATCGTGGTAACCTATTCATCACAGGCTTATCTACCTATCATCGAAAAGTCCATGCGGTATCCAGGAGAGTTTAACGCCATCATGGATTTCACCTATACTCTGGTTACCATTATCAAATTCAACTATGGAATCCTGGTGTTCTTCTGTTTCAGGGAACACACAGAGCAGATTATGACACTTAGTGTCCCACATGGTGCGTTCCGCATCACTCTTTCTCTCGCAGTTATCGTCACAGCACTTCTGTTTTATGTGGTTCCCATGTTCACGCTGTATGACATTTTTGAACACCAGCTCAATATTCCTCTGTTTGCTGAACTCAAAGATGAGCCTCTCCGATGCAACAGGAATTCCATGCCAAAACTGGTGTTCAGGTTCATGTTTATTTTGCTCTCTACTCTTGTGGCAATTTTCGTGCCTCATTTCGGTTTACTAATGGCCTTTGTCGGCAGTTTCACCGGCACCATTTTAGTGCTTATATATCCGTGTCTTTTTCATATTAAGCTTCACTATTCCACTATGCCTTGGTATCATATATTGTTCGATGTGTCAATAGCTGTGTTTGGTTTAGTAGGCTGTTTATGTGGGGTGGTATTTTCTTCCATTCAGATCGCTAAAGAGTATGATTTTTATAGAATGTGGGGAATCGAGCCGGATGAGTAA
- the LOC131785040 gene encoding Krueppel-like factor 5, with protein sequence MRIPMAYANFDDLVRVTESITYPNSYQGEGNPLTAGIYSLLIPNTEDELQQTLKEMDSYLCSTSQDTPSELQPHVNLHQPKFEEGMKRDCRFPESTANVCNGLQTVQAPSCDLKLEWPQATLQNPATTTTASCAESNVFSFDTHQSFPTCSESELELSHAFHCDFPGCKKRYTKSSHLGTHKRIHTGEKPFLCPWEDCGWCFRRSDELKRHYRRHTGEKPYVCPLCGRSFSRSDHRSSHIKKIHPLM encoded by the exons ATGCGTATCCCTATGGCTTATGCGAATTTCGACGATTTGGTGCGAGTGACGGAGAGTATCACCTACCCGAACTCCTACCAAGGCGAGGGAAATCCGTTGACGGCGGGGATCTATTCGTTGCTCATTCCAAACACAGAGGATGAACTACAACAG ACACTTAAAGAAATGGATAGTTACCTGTGTTCCACCTCTCAAGACACACCTTCAGAATTGCAGCCACATGTAAACCTCCATCAACCAAAGTTCGAAGAGGGGATGAAGAGAGACTGTCGCTTTCCAGAGTCAACGGCCAACGTGTGTAATGGCCTACAAACAGTACAAGCGCCTTCTTGCGATCTGAAGCTAGAGTGGCCGCAAGCTACTCTTCAAAACCCAGCAACTACGACGACTGCATCATGTGCGGAGTCCAACGTCTTTAGTTTCGATACACACCAATCCTTTCCCACATGCTCTGAGAGCGAACTGGAATTAAGCCATGCCTTTCACTGCGATTTTCCCGGTTGTAAAAAACGTTACACAAAGAGCTCGCATCTTGGAACACACAAGAGAATTCATACCGGCGAGAAGCCCTTCCTGTGCCCGTGGGAGGATTGTGGGTGGTGTTTCCGCAGATCGGACGAACTAAAGCGCCACTACCGAAGACACACTGGCGAAAAACCTTACGTATGTCCCTTGTGTGGCAGGTCCTTTAGTCGTTCAGATCATCGGTCTTCTCACATAAAGAAAATACACCCACTAATGTAG